In Crassostrea angulata isolate pt1a10 chromosome 6, ASM2561291v2, whole genome shotgun sequence, a genomic segment contains:
- the LOC128190145 gene encoding hemocyte protein-glutamine gamma-glutamyltransferase-like: MTYETWSPNRRFKPPSYSDYRRLRDDRLGGSMYNDTGFNRVPSFRNRAYNIPVHIDINPTMSNPRSTDNVIPVNIDRNPSRSADTFIPVNIDRTSTVSNPRSTDSFIPVNIDRTPAVSTPRSTEPFVPINIERSPVTAVNHGTAPYYSNPSTRPLENGGPTFSREPAVSFDRFPRPTYDDDYDAADDDVSSNRARVSAIDILSEENSRQHHTEKYDAVQAGGLVVRRGQPFNLMLQFDRKFSLKKNTLRLVFKTGSNPKPGKGTHIQCLLQSERRTTSSSEWTAVLKSRHKENGVVVSVTPPADCIVAEWRLTVENIVSNSVKPRAVKYTLRESIFILFNPWCREDDVYFPDVSKLDEYVLNDSGVIFNGDAKYVGQKPWFYGQFETGILEASLFCVQLGFDSKFGYAMSNPTRVSRIISKIVNFNQDNGVLVGNWSGDYSGGKSPSSWNGSVAILRQFVSSKRPVKWGQCFTFAGIVTTICRALGIPCRTITNFSSAHDTDGNIKIDIYVDANRREVVPPSQPRESIWNFHCWNEVWMERRDLPTGYGGWQIIDATPQEESSGFSQCGPASLKAIKEGRCELLYDTPFVFAEVNADKVVWARGEGGKWSIVSLDPSAIGKKISTKVPDGLPVRGGGARIREDITDEYKFPDASLRERLAVKKASRARDAGAPYINEKSVEDVRFHGFVDRNYVTLGQDFVVSFSFTNTGAATRTISARMLCETVQYTGVRDRIVKQQSYQLPVSPRSNGEMSMEVPASDYLHKVNENATFKVSVVAEVLETGQLVTWDDEFRLLKPEMEIEVLSSSVEVNKPFQCRLRFQNPLNTILRNCSISVDGPGIDGEFDQRISDVAPKTEWVAEMTMTPKTAGRKQITVTFNSDVIDNVSGSADVMVSTSSQKHGHLFHCF; the protein is encoded by the exons ATGACATACGAGACTTGGAGTCCTAACAGGCGATTTAAGCCGCCTTCATACAGCGACTACCGTCGTTTGCGAGATGACAGACTTGGTGGAAGCATGTACAATGATACTGGATTTAACCGGGTTCCCTCCTTCCGGAATCGAGCCTACAACATTCCTGTACACATCGACATAAATCCGACTATGTCGAACCCTCGGTCGACCGACAATGTTATTCCTGTAAACATCGACAGAAACCCCTCCCGCTCGGCCGACACTTTTATTCCTGTTAACATCGATAGGACTTCAACTGTGTCGAACCCTCGCTCGACCGACTCTTTCATTCCTGTAAACATCGACAGAACTCCTGCAGTGTCGACTCCTCGTTCGACTGAGCCTTTTGTTCCCATAAACATCGAAAGATCGCCAGTTACAGCTGTAAACCATGGCACGGCCCCTTACTACTCCAATCCATCGACTAGACCGCTAGAAAATGGAGGACCTACTTTTTCAAGGGAACCAGCTGTTTctt TCGACAGATTTCCTCGACCTACCTATGACGATGATTATGACGCAGCGGACGATGACGTGTCCTCAAACCGCGCCAGGGTCTCGGCGATAGACATTCTGAGCGAGGAGAATAGCAGGCAGCACCACACCGAGAAATATGACGCGGTGCAGGCTGGTGGCCTCGTGGTCAGGAGAGGACAACCCTTTAACCTTATGCTGCAGTTCGACCGGAAGTTTAGTCTGAAGAAGAACACTCTCAGACTGGTATTCAAAACAG GTTCGAATCCCAAACCAGGTAAGGGTACACATATTCAATGCCTGCTGCAGTCGGAGAGGAGAACCACAAGTTCCAGCGAATGGACAGCTGTCCTTAAGAGTCGCCACAAGGAAAATGGCGTCGTTGTTTCAGTGACGCCTCCTGCTGACTGTATTGTCGCAGAATGGCGGCTCACTGTGGAAAATATCGTGTCCAATTCTGTGAAACCTAGAGCTGTGAAGTACACTCTGAGAGAGAGCATATTCATTCTGTTTAATCCTTGGTGCAGAG AGGATGATGTATACTTTCCGGATGTGAGCAAATTGGACGAATACGTGTTAAACGACAGCGGAGTAATCTTCAACGGCGACGCGAAATACGTGGGACAGAAACCGTGGTTTTATGGCCAG TTTGAGACGGGGATCCTTGAAGCCTCCCTGTTCTGTGTTCAGTTGGGATTTGACTCGAAGTTTGGATACGCCATGTCCAACCCTACCCGAGTGTCAAGAATCATTTCTAAGATC GTAAACTTTAATCAGGACAATGGCGTGCTGGTCGGAAACTGGAGCGGAGACTACAGTGGGGGAAAGAGTCCCTCCTCTTGGAACGGAAGTGTGGCCATACTGCGCCAGTTTGTCTCCTCAAAGAGGCCCGTCAAATGGGGGCAGTGCTTCACATTCGCAGGAATCGTGACAACCA TTTGCCGAGCTCTAGGGATCCCCTGTCGGACCATCACCAACTTCTCCTCCGCCCACGACACGGACGGAAACATCAAGATCGACATCTATGTGGACGCCAATCGGAGAGAGGTGGTGCCCCCGAGCCAACCCAGGGAAAGCATCTG GAATTTCCATTGTTGGAACGAGGTATGGATGGAGAGACGCGATCTTCCGACAGGTTATGGTGGATGGCAAATCATCGACGCCACCCCACAAGAGGAGAGCTCTG GTTTCAGCCAGTGTGGTCCGGCATCATTGAAGGCCATTAAAGAAGGCAGGTGCGAGCTCCTGTATGATACACCCTTTGTATTTGCGGAAGTAAATGCCGACAAAGTAGTGTGGGCTCGAGGGGAAGGAGGAAAATGGTCCATTGTCAGTCTTGACCCGTCAGC AATAGGTAAAAAGATCAGCACCAAAGTTCCAGATGGACTTCCGGTGAGAGGCGGAGGAGCAAGAATCCGCGAGGACATTACAGACGAATACAAATTCCCTGATG CTTCCTTACGAGAGAGACTGGCTGTGAAGAAAGCAAGTCGTGCTCGAGATGCTGGAGCTCCATACATCAACGAAAAGAGCGTG GAAGACGTGCGCTTCCACGGTTTTGTGGACAGGAACTACGTCACTCTGGGCCAGGATTTCGTCGTGAGTTTCTCCTTCACCAACACTGGGGCCGCGACAAGGACCATCAGCGCCAGGATGCTGTGTGAGACCGTGCAGTACACTGGGGTGCGGGACCGAATCGTGAAACAGCAATCCTACCAGCTCCCGGTGTCCCCCAGATCAA ACGGTGAAATGTCTATGGAGGTTCCAGCATCCGATTACTTGCACAAAGTCAACGAAAACGCGACCTTTAAAGTCTCTGTGGTAGCAGAGGTATTAGAGACTGGCCAGTTGGTCACATGGGATGATGAATTTCGACTTCTCAAACCGGAAATGGAAATTGAG GTTCTCTCATCTTCCGTGGAGGTAAACAAGCCATTCCAATGTCGCCTGAGGTTCCAGAATCCATTGAATACTATACTGAGGAACTGCTCTATAAGTGTAGATGGACCGGGTATTGACGGAGAGTTCGACCAAAGGATCAG TGATGTGGCACCCAAAACTGAATGGGTAGCGGAAATGACGATGACCCCCAAAACAGCTGGCCGGAAGCAGATCACAGTGACCTTTAATAGTGACGTCATAGACAACGTCAGTGGATCAGCTGATGTCATGGTGTCGACATCTTCACAGAAGCATGGGCACTTGTTCCATTGTTTTTAG
- the LOC128187613 gene encoding uncharacterized protein LOC128187613, with protein MAVYSQDCKDKDGNCIAVGSQGEGKNCNNIRCVSNNGRAELKNTANGCFDKNECRKDGGNWTNPGNCVTYGCRISNQNGRVIPQIKIVDVGCAVGGIWCEVGGVCYRGGEKWDSGCLERQCVVNRSNKGYSRSVSAKLRGCSVNNKCLEIGFKEMRSGCLNYGCILDKTSNRPAYKLLKGACRDLDGNCREVGEEWDYLYKPNKVCLRLKCAYTKGVYRISTQKLLCKDKNDNCRQQGERGFPAVVGGRTYNNCVCKAYGIQSRLNCYP; from the exons ATGGCCGTCTACAGTCAAG ACTGCAAAGACAAGGACGGTAATTGTATTGCAGTGGGGAGTCAGGGCGAGGGAAAGAACTGTAACAACATCAGGTGTGTGTCCAACAATGGCAGAGCGGAGCTGAAGAACACCGCCAACG GATGCTTTGACAAAAATGAATGCAGAAAAGATGGTGGCAATTGGACCAACCCCGGCAATTGTGTAACCTATGGGTGTCGGATTTCAAACCAAAATGGCCGAGTCATACCCCAGATAAAAATCGTAGACGTAG GGTGTGCGGTGGGCGGGATTT GGTGTGAGGTGGGCGGGGTGTGTTACCGGGGAGGAGAGAAGTGGGACTCGGGCTGTCTGGAGAGGCAGTGTGTGGTCAACAGGTCCAACAAGGGATACTCTCGCTCTGTCTCAGCAAAACTACGAG GTTGTTCTGTGAATAACAAGTGTCTAGAGATTGGCTTCAAAGAAATGAGGAGTGGGTGCCTCAACTACGGCTGTATTCTGGACAAGACCTCAAATCGACCTGCCTACAAACTGCTAAAGGGAG CTTGCAGAGACTTGGACGGGAATTGCCGAGAAGTTGGCGAGGAGTGGGATTATTTGTACAAACCTAACAAAGTGTGTTTACGTCTGAAATGCGCCTATACTAAAGGGGTCTATCGTATCTCAACACAAAAACTTC TATGTAAAGACAAGAACGATAACTGTAGACAACAGGGGGAACGCGGGTTTCCGGCAGTGGTCGGAGGACGGACATACAATAACTGTGTATGCAAGGCGTACGGAATCCAGTCACGGCTAAACTGTTATCCATAG
- the LOC128190142 gene encoding uncharacterized protein LOC128190142, which produces MTILLWLMVSVSYSAALPSNPIDFLSGKGDCKPICPCLMDGINYDHGERWKKQGQPCTVYECVNGFYRPIKEGCEFKGKCKNTNTTWTEKCFTYQCYTRDEMSHYSLVEGGCLDSYGNCRTVGERFYENCDTVECQIVNGSCYHLVILSKGCTFEGECRALNSFWHDGCSVYQCMETSNAVTYQKLTNEVMYWPKGPYGLLMADSGCPSNDMPTAWSNGSRLHYSNGNSMPSFSFHLYGNYSRILFQHHFCIHDHAGDPFSMPRYQTYWEEGKYCIFRVSGQCPNEFHEGFILMDDLNGLEFMQSVNGSVPDGVYEKDTGFFFCCRSDGDVETPIVLPKDQPFVLFMANGSTECQSVRGMLHELEFFLFDDENVNTKVAQNGSLPEVKRGTNNTVIYFCYYTPITCGCEDEDGNMIQVGENVTKSCVLYNCESYQNNLRYLKVLQGGCQWNGKCVPENTTWTEEKGGMCTRYKCQKEKDGPYPKYKVKKEHEGCMDDSTCRGLGFSKRRGCYELQCRMHPQVHRPYYKLVRAGCSDGMGGCLAINTTKVMNCVTYRCEQHSSNCGLDFYKGGCNEGGKCHDINSTWKSQSCHVMNCTLTTSGSGNLKIKTNIKKYACKFNGRCYKEGEQMDRDCVKRQCKVDRKKKMVMMDVIHADCKVNGKCVPVNGTYKDGCSIKRCYWRRNGNVYSSGSEIVEFGCKWKDGCINETEIRQFDCTHYVCRVFKKGQFRRSEMAVYSQDCKDKDGNCIAVGSQGEGKNCNNIRCVSNNGRAELKNTANGCFDKNECRKDGGNWTNPGNCVTYGCRISNQNGRVIPQIKIVDVGCAVGGVCYRGGEKWDSGCLERQCVVNRSNKGYSRSVSAKLRGCSVNNKCLEIGFKEMRSGCLNYGCILDKTSNRPAYKLLKGACRDLDGNCREVGEEWDYLYKPNKVCLRLKCAYTKGVYRISTQKLLCKDKNDNCRQQGERGFPAVVGGRTYNNCVCKAYGIQSRLNCYP; this is translated from the exons ATGACAATTCTGCTATGGCTGATGGTCAGTGTCAGCTATAGTGCAGCACTACCAAGTAATCCCATTGACTTCCTCAGCGGCAAGG GCGACTGTAAGCCGATCTGTCCGTGTTTGATGGACGGCATCAACTATGACCACGGCGAGCGGTGGAAGAAACAGGGCCAGCCATGCACCGTGTATGAATGTGTCAACGGATTCTACAGACCGATCAAAGAAG GTTGTGAGTTTAAAGGTAAATGCAAAAACACGAACACTACTTGGACCGAGAAGTGCTTCACCTACCAGTGTTACACCAGGGATGAGATGTCACACTACTCTCTAGTGGAGGGAG GTTGCTTAGATTCCTACGGTAACTGTCGCACTGTGGGGGAAAGATTCTATGAAAACTGCGACACTGTTGAGTGTCAAATTGTGAATGGTTCCTGCTACCATTTGGTAATTCTGTCAAAAG GCTGTACGTTTGAGGGAGAATGTCGGGCACTGAACTCCTTCTGGCATGACGGATGTTCCGTGTACCAGTGTATGGAGACGTCCAACGCCGTCACCTACCAGAAGCTTACCAATG AGGTCATGTACTGGCCAAAGGGGCCTTACGGATTATTGATGGCGGACAGTGGTTGCCCCAGTAACGACATGCCGACAGCTTGGAGCAACGGAAGCCGGCTTCACTACAGTAACGGCAACTCCATGCCCTCGTTCTCGTTCCATCTCTATGGCAACTACTCCAGGATCCTGTTCCAGCACCACTTCTGCATCCACGACCACGCGGGCGACCCCTTCTCGATGCCTCGCTATCAAACGTACTGGGAAGAGGGGAAATACTGTATATTCCGAGTCTCCGGCCAATGCCCAAATG AATTTCATGAAGGGTTTATTCTGATGGACGATTTGAATGGATTAGAGTTTATGCAGAGTGTGAATGGATCGGTACCAGATGGGGTTTATGAAAAAGACACGGGGTTCTTCTTCTGTTGCCGATCTGACGGTGACGTGGAAACACCGATAGTTTTGCCCAAAGATCAACCATTCGTTTTGTTTATGGCCAATGGTAGTACGGAATGCCAGTCGGTGCGGG GCATGCTTCACGAGCTGGAGTTTTTTCTGTTTGATGATGAGAATGTAAACACAAAAGTAGCCCAGAACGGTTCTCTACCGGAAGTAAAGCGTGGAACCAACAACACCGTCATCTATTTCTGCTACTACACCCCCATAACATGTG gCTGTGAAGATGAAGACGGAAACATGATACAAGTGGGGGAAAATGTGACCAAAAGCTGCGTTTTGTATAACTGTGAAAGCTACCAAAACAATCTTCGTTACCTCAAAGTCCTACAGGGCG GCTGTCAGTGGAACGGGAAGTGTGTACCAGAGAATACCACATGGACGGAGGAAAAAGGTGGTATGTGTACCCGGTACAAATGTCAGAAAGAGAAAGACGGACCATATCCCAAGTACAAGGTTAAAAAAGAACACGAAG GTTGTATGGACGATAGCACATGTCGAGGTCTTGGATTTAGCAAAAGACGCGGATGTTATGAACTGCAGTGCAGGATGCACCCACAAGTACACAGACCATACTATAAGCTAGTCCGTGCTG GTTGTAGTGACGGAATGGGCGGATGTCTGGCCATCAATACCACAAAGGTCATGAACTGCGTCACGTATCGATGTGAGCAACATTCCTCCAACTGCGGTCTCGACTTCTACAAAGGGG GATGTAATGAAGGCGGGAAATGCCATGACATCAACAGCACGTGGAAAAGCCAAAGCTGTCATGTGATGAACTGTACTTTGACAACATCTGGATCAGGAAATCTGAAAATAAAGACGAACATAAAGAAATATg CGTGCAAATTTAATGGTAGATGTTATAAAGAAGGAGAACAAATGGACAGAGACTGTGTAAAAAGACAATGTAAAGTTGACAGGAAAAAGAAAATGGTTATGATGGACGTCATTCATGCAG ACTGTAAAGTGAACGGTAAGTGTGTCCCAGTAAATGGAACCTACAAAGATGGCTGTTCCATCAAGCGGTGCTACTGGCGTAGAAACGGAAACGTCTATAGTTCTGGCAGCGAAATCGTGGAATTTg GCTGCAAGTGGAAGGACGGATGTATAAACGAGACCGAGATCAGACAGTTTGACTGTACGCACTACGTCTGTCGTGTCTTCAAGAAGGGACAGTTCAGGCGCTCCGAGATGGCCGTCTACAGTCAAG ACTGCAAAGACAAGGACGGTAATTGTATTGCAGTGGGGAGTCAGGGCGAGGGAAAGAACTGTAACAACATCAGGTGTGTGTCCAACAATGGCAGAGCGGAGCTGAAGAACACCGCCAACG GATGCTTTGACAAAAATGAATGCAGAAAAGATGGTGGCAATTGGACCAACCCCGGCAATTGTGTAACCTATGGGTGTCGGATTTCAAACCAAAATGGCCGAGTCATACCCCAGATAAAAATCGTAGACGTAG GGTGTGCGGTGGGCGGGGTGTGTTACCGGGGAGGAGAGAAGTGGGACTCGGGCTGTCTGGAGAGGCAGTGTGTGGTCAACAGGTCCAACAAGGGATACTCTCGCTCTGTCTCAGCAAAACTACGAG GTTGTTCTGTGAATAACAAGTGTCTAGAGATTGGCTTCAAAGAAATGAGGAGTGGGTGCCTCAACTACGGCTGTATTCTGGACAAGACCTCAAATCGACCTGCCTACAAACTGCTAAAGGGAG CTTGCAGAGACTTGGACGGGAATTGCCGAGAAGTTGGCGAGGAGTGGGATTATTTGTACAAACCTAACAAAGTGTGTTTACGTCTGAAATGCGCCTATACTAAAGGGGTCTATCGTATCTCAACACAAAAACTTC TATGTAAAGACAAGAACGATAACTGTAGACAACAGGGGGAACGCGGGTTTCCGGCAGTGGTCGGAGGACGGACATACAATAACTGTGTATGCAAGGCGTACGGAATCCAGTCACGGCTAAACTGTTATCCATAG
- the LOC128187611 gene encoding hemocyte protein-glutamine gamma-glutamyltransferase-like, whose product MTLGFSQCGPASLKAIKEGRCELLYDTPFVFAEVNADKVVWARGEGGKWSIVSLDPSAIGKKISTKVPDGLPVRGGGARIREDITDEYKFPDASLRERLAVKKASRARDAGAPYINEKSEDVRFHGFVDRNYVTLGQDFVVSFSFTNTGAATRTISARMLCETVQYTGVRDRIVKQQSYQLPVSPRSNGEMSMEVPASDYLHKVNENATFKVSVVAEVLETGQLVTWDDEFRLLKPEMEIEVLSSSVEVNKPFQCRLRFQNPLNTILRNCSISVDGPGIDGEFDQRISDVAPKTEWVAEMTMTPKTAGRKQITVTFNSDVIDNVSGSADVMVSTSSQKHGHLFHCF is encoded by the exons ATGACACTCG GTTTCAGCCAGTGTGGTCCGGCATCATTGAAGGCCATTAAAGAAGGCAGGTGCGAGCTCCTGTATGATACACCCTTTGTATTTGCGGAAGTAAATGCCGACAAAGTAGTGTGGGCTCGAGGGGAAGGAGGAAAATGGTCCATTGTCAGTCTTGACCCGTCAGC AATAGGTAAAAAGATCAGCACCAAAGTTCCAGATGGACTTCCGGTGAGAGGCGGAGGAGCAAGAATCCGCGAGGACATTACAGACGAATACAAATTCCCTGATG CTTCCTTACGAGAGAGACTGGCTGTGAAGAAAGCAAGTCGTGCTCGAGATGCTGGAGCTCCATACATCAACGAAAAGAGC GAAGACGTGCGCTTCCACGGTTTTGTGGACAGGAACTACGTCACTCTGGGCCAGGATTTCGTCGTGAGTTTCTCCTTCACCAACACTGGGGCCGCGACAAGGACCATCAGCGCCAGGATGCTGTGTGAGACCGTGCAGTACACTGGGGTGCGGGACCGAATCGTGAAACAGCAATCCTACCAGCTCCCGGTGTCCCCCAGATCAA ACGGTGAAATGTCTATGGAGGTTCCAGCATCCGATTACTTGCACAAAGTCAACGAAAACGCGACCTTTAAAGTCTCTGTGGTAGCAGAGGTATTAGAGACTGGCCAGTTGGTCACATGGGATGATGAATTTCGACTTCTCAAACCGGAAATGGAAATTGAG GTTCTCTCATCTTCCGTGGAGGTAAACAAGCCATTCCAATGTCGCCTGAGGTTCCAGAATCCATTGAATACTATACTGAGGAACTGCTCTATAAGTGTAGATGGACCGGGTATTGACGGAGAGTTCGACCAAAGGATCAG TGATGTGGCACCCAAAACTGAATGGGTAGCGGAAATGACGATGACCCCCAAAACAGCTGGCCGGAAGCAGATCACAGTGACCTTTAATAGTGACGTCATAGACAACGTCAGTGGATCAGCTGATGTCATGGTGTCGACATCTTCACAGAAGCATGGGCACTTGTTCCATTGTTTTTAG
- the LOC128190144 gene encoding uncharacterized protein LOC128190144: protein MAVYSQDCKDKDGNCIAVGSQGEGKNCNNIRCVSNNGRAELKNTANGCFDKNECRKDGGNWTNPGNCVTYGCRISNQNGRVIPQIKIVDVGCAVGGVCYRGGEKWDSGCLERQCVVNRSNKGYSRSVSAKLRGCSVNNKCLEIGFKEMRSGCLNYGCILDKTSNRPAYKLLKGACRDLDGNCREVGEEWDYLYKPNKVCLRLKCAYTKGVYRISTQKLLCKDKNDNCRQQGERGFSAVVGGRTYNNCVCKAYGIQSRLNCYP, encoded by the exons ATGGCCGTCTACAGTCAAG ACTGCAAAGACAAGGACGGTAATTGTATTGCAGTGGGGAGTCAGGGCGAGGGAAAGAACTGTAACAACATCAGGTGTGTGTCCAACAATGGCAGAGCGGAGCTGAAGAACACCGCCAACG GATGCTTTGACAAAAATGAATGCAGAAAAGATGGTGGCAATTGGACCAACCCCGGCAATTGTGTAACCTATGGGTGTCGGATTTCAAACCAAAATGGCCGAGTCATACCCCAGATAAAAATCGTAGACGTAG GGTGTGCGGTGGGCGGGGTGTGTTACCGGGGAGGAGAGAAGTGGGACTCGGGCTGTCTGGAGAGGCAGTGTGTGGTCAACAGGTCCAACAAGGGATACTCTCGCTCTGTCTCAGCAAAACTACGAG GTTGTTCTGTGAATAACAAGTGTCTAGAGATTGGCTTCAAAGAAATGAGGAGTGGGTGCCTCAACTACGGCTGTATTCTGGACAAGACCTCAAATCGACCTGCCTACAAACTGCTAAAGGGAG CTTGCAGAGACTTGGACGGGAATTGCCGAGAAGTTGGCGAGGAGTGGGATTATTTGTACAAACCTAACAAAGTGTGTTTACGTCTGAAATGCGCCTATACTAAAGGGGTCTATCGTATCTCAACACAAAAACTTC TATGTAAAGACAAGAACGATAACTGTAGACAACAGGGGGAACGCGGGTTTTCGGCAGTGGTCGGAGGACGGACATACAATAACTGTGTATGCAAGGCGTACGGAATCCAGTCACGGCTAAACTGTTATCCATAG